Part of the Amblyomma americanum isolate KBUSLIRL-KWMA chromosome 7, ASM5285725v1, whole genome shotgun sequence genome, tcgccaactctgctctttgttgtgattgaTGAACGCTCTCGCGCTCTAGGCCCAAGTTCTACCATCAATGGGGGACAAATTtcagaaagaataggtggaaaccttcattaggcagccaactttgcagcgaccatttataccgaattatgtttagaccaaACCAGAGCGAGCTAGGGTGAGGCCACAATCTGGCGAGGTGCCGTCgctgttctgctggttcacattagcgcgtccaaaatgtatatggtactgctttttcgacggagtaTCAAGTACTGTTTTGAACTGTCGCAAATTATGCCTAAATGGGCTTTCactcgtgatgcttggtgcagttgacttctaacagcgcttgtcacatgcgctgctgcattcgtctttctcgtcagtagTTTCTCttgtgctgtgtagatgaaatgTGGCTGTGCTacagagttagattaaaagcacgtatATAAGGCAAATGGCACACTAAAGCTATAAACATCACCTGTCATCGAttagaagagacatcgtccgccaccaacccgaaattgaaacagcggcagctgtataacgagtggctcttcgagtgccaggatttccgcgccattaccttttctttgctacacgaaaatttgttttcaagatgacctaggctcatcgtcattccactacttctcccaattacgctcggaagacaagaaccagatcagaaaatagtgtttaatgcacgtacccctttgccgcggcatggtgagacatgcaCGCCTGTTCACTTCGGTTCCTCTGAAATTAGTGTTCCCCGAACAATTCTCACGTTTATCACGTTAAGCtcgcttattcctttgatattacagtagacattacacgaaaacaacgcgaaaaactgaggacggaagggTGAAAGACGCGACTTCTTGCATTttaatacacagcagacaccgaacttccgggacatgccatccAACTTGCGGTGGCTTCACTCgcgcccacttcagaaagcgggaatgcggcatccagccacctagtggagatcagtggttcgACATTTCCGCACACACAGAGCCACAGCGGGAACTTTCCTCCTGCCTCGGCTACACATCATAGGTGTGGCATCACCCCAGACAACGTTCACATGTGCTGTCATCTGTAAGCCAAGGCCAAAATCCATCCTCGAAATAAAAATCGCACAGAAACTTTGTTGATCAACAACACAACAAAGCATGACACCAAGCTCCTAATACCAGGCACAATTTTATGCAAGCAAAATCGGGCGTAAACTGCGACTTAATCCGGCCGGTGAAAAAGTAACTTCACGCTAAGTGGTCAGGCTTTCGACGCACATTCAGCAACTGGAAATTACGGTCACAACTGTGATTACACTACGACAGGCAGAGAATTACAATATACAGTCTCCTACAGTTATCCACTCACCTTTTTGAGAACCTCATCTTTCGACCATTTCAGTCGTTCCAGTATGGTGGTTAACTGCTTTTCCCCGCTTTGAATTAAATTCTTGAGCTTCTTCAACTGTGCTTCGCGACTTCTTAAGGTCATTGTAATGCAGTGGCATCAAAATCCACACTTTGCATGAACACGCGCAAAGATGCGCAACCACTGCCACTGCCCACTGCCTCACAACGCCGGCTGAACACCGTACTTGGCTTGGTTAGTTTCGGCTAAAAGTCTTGTGTGGATGCTGTGGATTTGTGAAACAAAACCTTCATGAAAACCTTCATCAACTTAAGCTTTGCATACTGTAGCCAGCTGTAACTTAAATACAACTAATGAAGTCAACGCCACCAAAGCATAAGGTTTTTATTGTTCCTGTTTTTGTAGAAATTCTTTTAACGAACTTGTGAATAAACGTCTGGCCACATGCTTATTtggcactcctcctcctcctccaaaaaAACAACATGGAAGAATACGCACGTGAACCATGGTATGGGGAATTTTCATTGATTTATCTCGTAACAGTTTAGTAAATCGAACTGTGTTAAAAAAGAGTGTTCAGTGAGTAGTCGGCGAACTGGTGTGGTCACGCCTCTGCTCTCAAAGCGGAGGTGTTTCATTCAAGGAGACCGGTCGCTGTGCTGTTGCATCATGGCTTAGTTGAGGCAGTGTGTGAAGTTATATCGTCAGTCGGTCGTAACTCATCGAACACTTTCATTAAACCTGCCCGCTTGAGCGTTACCTAAGCTTTGAGTGGACATTTTCGGACACGAGTGTGGCTATGGGCACAGCTCAGGACGGGTAGCTTGACCGTAAAACTGCGTTAAACTTCGTTTCCCAGACATGTTCTGCTCGGCTGCTCATTGGCTCGTATTAGCTATGTCACTCGAGGCATGTAACCACTTTTGGAATAGTAACGTTGATGTGGCTTCCACTGCCGGTATAACGTTTTTGATGACACCTCTGTTTGCGTGAACTTGTTCAAATGATGACTGAATTCTCCCAAGGTCGGAAACAGTCGTTCACAAACCCTTCCGCATTGTTTTGCAGCTGAATTCAGTTCCATCTTTTTCACAGATTACAGAAGCATAAACAGGGCTTGATGCCCGCTTTCGTTTCTGTCTGTGCTGGCTTTAAGAAGCATTGTTTTCTAGTAGCTTGAGTGTGTTGCGCTGATCTGTGACATTTTCAGTCTTCAGTAAAGCCTACAAAAAGCACATTCAGAGCATATTATGTGTCCTCTTTCAGCCCGTGGCGCATTGTAGACGACTGCGGTGGCGCTTTCACGATGGGTGCCATCGGTGGCGCTGTATTCCAAAGCATAAAGGGCTTCAGAAATGCACCGTCGGTAAGTCAGGGCATCAGTATGGTACTTTAACTAGTTAATGAATGTCAGGCACTTATAAAGGTGATGTCTATTTCTTACATTCACCTTTCTGTCTACAACGTGTGAAAAAAATAAAGCCACAGAATTTTGATGCGAGCTGCATGAGCAGTCAAAAAGACAGCAAGGCCCTGTACAGAACAAAGGATTGAGTAGTTCCTAGCATATTCTGGTGATAACTATTTACACAGTTTCAGAGCTGCCTCTTCTAATGGCTTCCTCAATCTTTATCCCAAACTTACAGTTGTGAACATCGTTTGCAGGTAGTagatttttgtttcttgcaaatAGCACATTGCATGGAGAAAACATTGATGCTGCCTTGCATTGGAGACCTGGAAAAATTGCCTTGCTTTTGTTTATTATCCAGATCTTTGTAAATGTGTCTTATAGGTCCCTGATTAGCTGGCTGACAAGGTAACACCTTTTTTTCCAGGGTGTGAACCGCAGGCTTCTAGGTAGCTTAGGTGCAATAAAGGAGAGAGCCCCCATCATAGGAGGTGAGTAGAGACAACTTATTGCTTTGGTACTCAAGTCATATTTGCTCGGAGTTGGGCATGTTAACCTGTGAAACACCTTTTTACCTTTTCGAGTGGCTTTTATCTGTGACACTTATTGTTACCATCAAGTGGCTACAACAGCTTTACATTGGAATGGTCTCATTATATTTCAGTataacacgttcttgggcaagttggttcatagctttagtagatgaagcgcacaaaaacacagcacacaaaaAAGGAAGACGCGAGACAGGTCTcgcgtcttcctttcctgtgtgctgtgtttttgtgcgcttcatctactaaaGGTCTCATTATAATTTGATTGCGCAGAATAATCAATAGCATTAGGCTTTCGAGTCTTGGACTGCTCTGCTAGATCAAGTTTTTTGCACTTCATGAGAGTTTTGCTTGAGGGCAGGTTTCTTGTTCATAAGCTTCTATTTATACCAATGGTTCAGATGCACAACTGTTTCCCATGCAGGAAACTTTGCAGTCTGGGGTGGCTTGTTCTCGACAATAGACTGCACCATGGTGAAGATTCGTAAGAAGGAAGATCCATGGAACTCCATCACAAGTGGTGCTCTCACAGGAGCCATATTGGCTGTCAGAAGTGAGTTCCACGCGTTAACGGTGCAGGCTTGCCTGACTGCAAATTTCTCTATTTGCAAGGAGGACCTTTGCTCGGCTTTACAGTCTTTTTTGCTTTAATTCCAACAGATGGTGCAGGTGCAATGGTAGGATCTGCAGTTATAGGTAAGCCTCTGCTTCATTTAGTTGAAATAAGATTAAATTGAAGGAGCACAAATACAGATTTCATGCTTTAAGTGTCTGTGTTGTTTTTGTCTATATATATGTATTAGATACCATTGGAAAGTATTGATAGTAATCACAGCAGCAGTAGGTTTACATGatactgtagtcggatacaactcaagaacaaagcagcaaatTTCCCTCAATGGCCTTCCAGTTAAAGGTGTCTGCCGATTGTCATGACCTGTGGTTAATCCTTGGTTAATTGTCTGTCACGCTAGTATTAACCTCAGATTAAATGCGAagtcatgaaaatcggccgacaacattggctggagggctccctTTGGGCGGCATTTGCtgctgtgttcttgagttgtatcagactataccATGATGTCTGTGCAGGCACACAGCCAAGAAATTTTTTCTGGGAAGGGCCCGAAGTAGTTGTATAGGGCAAAGCCCAAGGAGGGGAAGGGGGTGAGCGCGATTTAGGGGGCGGGGTCCTGCCCCCGCCCCCCTTGGATATGTGCTTGTGTCTGTGGTTATTTGTGGCATCCAGTGAGGAATGCTGACTTTGAAGCTTTGTGGAGCTTGCCCAAAGTGCTCGTCTTTCTTGCATTCTCAATGGCATGGCGACCGACCAGTTTGCTAATTATGCATCTGGTACTCAATGCAGGGCGCTAAGCAAATTTTTTTTGTCTTAGTGTTCCTTCAGGGAATGTTGGTTATCACTTAACAAATTACATTAACGCAGAGCTCATGAGAGTGCTTAGTAAATGAGCTGCATGCCTGAAGTTCATTTATATACATAGTGTTAATAGGACCTGCCCTGCAGTTTTCACACTGGTGTTGTATGTAGCACGGTGCAGAAGAAGCTCCACCTAAGCTCCATCTTAAAGGTATGACGCattagcgttaatgggttaacgtccatatatgcagaattggccattctcgacttagcattcatagatcccctgggagtcctcatgccactcctggcactGTGGTACAACAGTTAAGCATTGCATTACTgctttgcgatggcaggtgtcgCCACCAGCGGCGCTTGCGCGTCCCATGTTACTTTTCCCGAGGAGAAACCTCTAGCCACCtatcactaatttaactgccacttgccatggtgggcagtttactCACAATCTGGAGGGCAAGTTGTGATCACACCACAAAGTCACCTGACTCTGGTGGCCCAGCTGGGTTGCTTCTCTGGCGATCttttggggatttttcgctcacagtcaACGACGCCGTCGACAGATGGCGACACTGACAACGCCACTGGCTTTTCTGTGATACAGGCTCCTTAACGCTTGTGCGTTAAAACAAAAGTTTAGCATTGAAGATAAAGGCTATAGAAAGAGAAGGTACAGCACTTTTGTGAAAGGCATGCATGAAAAGCAAAGCATTAAGTGAGAAATTAGAGGGCTTAATCAGGTAATGATGTTCAAAAGATGGGCGGACAACACCTCTCCAGGTGCAAGTTTAACATCACAAATTCATTTGAATGCAAAGCAGTGAGATCCTGCACTGTGCATTTTTTAGCAGTGTTGCCTTGTGCTCTGCCACCTACCGTAATACCACCAGCGAAAAGACCCACTATCAAGAAAGAGGGGCTGGAAGAAAAACACTGTAGTGCTGAAGTAGCACATCATTGGCAGGCTGGTAAAATTGAAATGCAGTGGGGCTGACAGCTAGATATGCTAACCATGCATGCAAGGCACCCAAAGGCAAAAAAGGAAGCCTCTGACAAAGGGCTGGAGCCAGCAGGAAAGCTGCGCATACAGTCAgctgaagaagaaaggaacagcagAGGGAGGCCATTACAAGTGCAGTCCATTTGGAGATTCCAAGAATAGCTCCACATTACTGCATTGCAAGGGTCACCACAAGTAAGGTGACAAATGTGTGCTATACATAGGTGGAAGTGCAGCACATAGACGCATGCGTCGATCGCCTTCTTTGTGATGTCCCTTGTAACACAGCTGTCCAGCGCTGTTCCTCAAACTTTCCAATTAGCCCTAACCGCAGTCTTCCTGAAGACGAGCAATTTTTCACTTGAATCTTCAGGTCTTGTGTACAAAAGCACTGTAGTGGTGTTCAGACGTAGGTATGCTGCACATATGAATATGTGCGTCTGATCGTCTACTGTACTCTTGTCATTTTCCAGGTGGTGTACTATTGGCTTTGATTGAAGGTGTAGGAATATTGTTTACTCGGTACTCAGCAGAGCAATTCAAACCAGGTGAGAAAACATTGCaaagagaaaacaagaaaaatcttCCAATGGTTACagctactgttctttttctttttttctaacctgGAAAAAAAGTTTATCCTGATAGAACTTTAGGTTGAAAATTTTCATGAATTTGAATGCACAGCACACATAAGCTATTGTTTCAGTCATCATTACGTGCATTTTCTCTGCATGCTTATGAtggtttttatgttttgtgcATGCTTAAGCAGCCCAGTGATTGAATGAGCAAATGTTTAGAGGTGTATAAACACCATTTTTTcgcttgtgtgtttttttttctaataatgcATTAGACATTAGTGCAGGAAAACCTTGTTAAGGCGTACTTCTTGGGGCCATAAATAGATTGCCTGAAATGTGGCAGTACACCCACTTTCCCTCACAAGGTGTAGACAGCATGAGAGCAAACCTTGAGACAGCATGTCACACTGGAATCTGAAACTTCAGTACCATTGGCAGTTCGGTTTACTGGTAGTCACCGGGCCTCTTAAAAGCATGGAATGCAGGATACGGTGCAGTTTCCTAACTAGGCATGTGCATATAGTAATGAATTTTCAATTCGAAGCGAATAGTTGTTTTGTTCGAATAGTTTCGAATTGAAGTGAATACTTTGCGATTTTAAATGTAGTAGTGGAAAAAAAAGGCCATTCATTAGAGCTTATTTGCATATGCCAAAAGACATAGTTTGCAGAATTTACCAAGGCAACTGAAATAAGaatgaagcaaaataaaaataatttctttCAAACTTGCGTTAGGCAATGTTCAAACGGCAGCAACCCAAAGCATCAGTCGAGCACTTATCATGCGATTTTTTTAAATGCTGCTGCTTTAaacatacagttaaacctggatgtaacgaacctctatgtaacgaattcctggatttaaCGAAATTTTTGAATTCCCTAACGccgcccccattgaagcccatgtattttcGACCTCGATGTAACGAAAACGTTGCGGCAGTTAACCTTGATGTAACAAACTCGCAAAGCTGATCAGTCATTACTTTTTGCACTTTTAAGGAAAATTCTACCAAATAAATGCACTATATTAGTGAATATTAGTATTGTACGGAGCCAACAGCTACACGAACGCCTGGGATCACCGCGACCAAGCGAActtagcgatgatgatgatagcgacgGTTAGCGCGCGGCTAGCGCCGCCCCGTGCCCAACGTAGCAGCCTGTTCAGGCTTTGCTTGTGTAGCGTGGCACCAGGTGGCGTTTGTAGCGGCGGTTGATttcttttgttgcattttttatgtatggatttgaaaaaaagcatttttattttgtgatttcCATATGTTTCAATGGCTTAGACACAGTTATGTGCAAGAATTCACTTTAAAAGCAACGCTGATGGCCGGTTCTTTCATTACCAGGGCGAAGGAAGGAGAGGGGGGAAAGGAGGACGAGACCGACGGGACGACGCGTTGCATTCGCCATTTTGcgtttgtcctgcgtctgtgcgtGTCAGCTGTGCTCTCGTGCTGGTTCGTTTGACTTGTTTTGGAGGTGCTAGGCCTGCCGTCGGCGTGTAGTCGTGCGTCTCCGCTTGTAACTGCGTCGTCGGTTGGTCATGATGAGTTCTGCTAGTTCTACTGCCAGAAAACGAAAAGTTTTGTCTTTCGAAGACAAACTTGCAATTTTAAATGCAGTCGCCGCGGGCGAGAAGAAGAAGGACATTGCCGCCCGTTTCAGCATTCCAGCGAGCACCCTATCAACGATTTTGAGTGCGGAACACAACATCAGAAACGCAGTGGAGTCGGGAACAAGCTCGAAGAAAAAAAGCCTGAAGACGTCGACATATGCTGATGTGGACAAGGCAGTGTTCACGTGGTTTTTGGACACGCGAGCCAGAAATGTGCCCATTAGTGGCGCGATTTTGCAACAGAAGGCAAAGGACTTTGCGTGTATCTTGGGCCATGACGATTTCAAGGCAAGCAACGGGTGGCTGCAGGGATTCAAGAGCCGACACGGTGTCGTCGGGAGAGTAATCAGCGGCGaatctgcctccgcagacagcgatgctgctgcttcatgggtggctgacaagctgcctggaatactgagTCGCTTCGAGGCGGCCGATGTCTACAATGCCGACGAGACAGCTCTATTTTATCAAATGCTTCCGGGCCGCACGCTAGCACTAAAAGGCGATGACTGCCGCGGCGGAAAGCAGAGCAAGCTCCGCATAACGATTCTGCTGTGCGCCAACCTCGACGGCACAGACAAGCGAGTCCCGCTGGTTGTCGGCAAAAGTGCCCGTCCCAGGTGTTTTAAGGGAACGAAGCGTATGCCCGTCAAGTATGTGGCGAACTCCAAGGCGTGGATGACTCGGCCAATATTTTCAGAATGGTTAACGGAATTTAACCAGGACGTCAAGCGGCAAGGCCGTCAAGTTTGCCTACTGCTGGATAATTGCTCGGCGCACCACGTCGAAGGCCTGCAGCTCTCGAACATCGAACTGCACTACTTCCCGGCCAACTGCACGTCCCTAATACAACCCCTTGACAAAGGGGTCATTAACagttttaaatgctgttaccgacGCCGACTAATCCAGAAGATTCTTCTCGACATCCGGCTGGAACGGGAGATGAAGATTGATATTTATCAAGCAGTCGAGATGCTTGCTGCCTCCTGGCAAGAGGTCAGGGCAGAAGTTATTAGGAATTGCTTTTTAAAGGCCGGAATAGTAGCAAGAAACGCACAGGCTGGTGCCGATGACGAGGAAGACGTTTCTACTCCGTCCGATGTGGCCGAAGCGTGGAACGAGCTACGCACTAACGGTGGTGTACCCGACGACGTTGAACTGGATGACTTTTTGTTTGCCGACAACGCCGCCGTGGCTACAGAGGAAATGACTGATGCAGCACTGGCTGAAAGCGTGCAAGATGATCGTGATGATGGTGCTTGCGATGCAGATCCGTGTGACGTGCCTACTGCAAAGGAGGTGATGAACGCAATGGACGTTATGCGCCGTTTCGTCGGCTCGCGCGACGATGAAGGAGCTTTACATGATTTAGCTTCTTTGGAGCGGCGTGTCCTGCCTGCACTTGTGCCGAAGAAGCAGGCAGCAATTACGCAATTTTTCAGTGTAAaataacgccgcctctcctcttctctcaaagctcctttggaagcttttttttccaacggtccctctcggggccaccaatcgcgcttcggcagagcacgcaggcacgatgattcccgctgtctctcgctcgagttcctctctctacaccaagtcgcctatgcgcagacacatggtgcagtcgtttcgcgccacgcacttccacgtgcgcggcgacgtaagaacagtcgtgtcacgTCATAAAAACAATTGACGAGCCTTCACGCGaaacctgcatgtaacgaaaacctgcatgtaacgaaaaatcgggagcttttttcaacttcgttatatccaggtttaactgtataagTTGATGACGTCAAGAGTATGATGGAATCCCGTCtgggccggggggatacattttaAAAAACAGATGCCGACCAGTAAAATGAAATTTGAagttgacgtttcggcgcccagaatgGTGGCCTTTCATTTTCAAATTAATTTTACTGGTCGGCGTTTCTGTTTTTTGAAAGTTGCTCACAGATTTACCGGACGCGTCGCATCTGATGCTATTTCTCTGACCTCTTGCACGCAGCATGTGGCCGCACTGCGCACGCATGATCGCGCGCTGGTACTACTGCTGGAGAAGGCTGTGGCTTGAGTTGTCCTTGCTTATGGTCATGCGAAAGTCTAAAGATATCAGCGAAGGCACTACTCACGTACCGAAAGTGGCATGTGGCATGCTGCTGTACACCAATCTGAGGACATGGTACCTGCGAGTTCTATGATGATTCCTTGCGTAAACCAACTTCGCAGCGTTGTGCGATCTGCTGCTCTGGATAGACGTGCATAGTTGGCATTGTCTAGCATAAAGCAGGTTGAGATACGAGCGCACCTTCTTACACTGTCAGATGCGCCGCTGCATGCACCTATCCTTGGTGAGAAGGTTTAAATGAAAATCTTTCTGAGGCGAATAAATTCATTTAAACACGCGAAAAGGTACTAGAGAACCGTAGGGGTGGTATACCCCTACACCAAGATAGTGGCCACAAGAATTTGGCAATGCTATATGAAGTGAGCACTGATCAAAGCATTTCGTGATGTTGGCTTTCTCATTGCAGTACGTAAAATAACTGGCAGTTCACCTCTCATCTAACTTCAACTCTCGAACGGTGTAAACAGTAGGGTATCACCAGCTTCGAAGTTGATGTCCTGctacacatcatcatcatcatcatcagcctgactacacccactgcagggcaaaggcctctcccatgcctctccaattaaccctgtcctttgcctgctgcgcccaccgtatgcccacaaacttctttatctcatccgcccacctaaccatctgccgcccgctgctacgcttgccttctcttggaatctactcctctacccttagggaccagcggttatcttgccttcgcattacatgccctgcccaagcccatttcttcttcctcttgatttcgactaggatgtcattaacccacgtttgttccctcacgcgcTCTGCCCACTTGcagtctctcaacgttacacctattatttttctttccatggttctttgcgttgtccttaacttctgccccttaggtgagtaccggtaagatacagctattgtgcacttttctcttgagggatatcggtaaccTGTTATTAATGgtcggagagaacctgccatacgcgctccaccccattcttatccttctagttatttccctctcatgatccagatcagctgtcactacctgccctaagtactttaccacttccaacactTCGCTGCCATTACAGGTGCAATATTTCCTGCGGTTCATTTTGAACTATCTTAAATTGAAAGTGGGACACAATCTTTTTCATTATACTGAAGTTAAAAATACATGGCATTCTGTGGATGCGAAGTTATGAAAACTGGGATACTTGGTTACAACGAGGATTTCGTTACATTGAAGTTGATTACATCGAGGTTTAATGCTTTTACCTATcgggtcaactttttttttttttagtgagagCTACGAATGGGGAGACATCTTATATATGGAGTCAACTTATACGCAACAATATACGGCATATTCACTGACCTTGTAGAGAAAGATACTGGGGGTATTCCATGAAGGAAGGCACGCACGGAAGCTTTTATTCGCATAGGACGACATCAATCCATGATTTGTGTCTGCTGC contains:
- the Tim17b gene encoding translocase of the inner mitochondrial membrane 17b: MEEYAREPCPWRIVDDCGGAFTMGAIGGAVFQSIKGFRNAPSGVNRRLLGSLGAIKERAPIIGGNFAVWGGLFSTIDCTMVKIRKKEDPWNSITSGALTGAILAVRNGAGAMVGSAVIGGVLLALIEGVGILFTRYSAEQFKPVNPQMEDPSQLGASPFGANSQYQ